In Miniphocaeibacter halophilus, the following proteins share a genomic window:
- the pstA gene encoding phosphate ABC transporter permease PstA produces MKTKSKIVKGLVYLFTGITFFSLFFIIAFILIKGVPHLNLGLFQWKYTSENLSMMPAIINTLIMIVLALIISVPLGILTAVYLSEYANQKSKIVNLVRITADTLSGIPSIVYGLFGMLFFVIYLKWNMSILAGSMTVAIMILPLIMRSTEEALLAVPQPLRDASFGLGAGRVRTILKIVIPSAMPGILAGVILGIGRIIGETAALLYTSGTVAEVPSRIVGEASGGRTLALHMYALSSEGLNVNQAYATGVVLLIVILAINFISTKLAKKLGKDTIDE; encoded by the coding sequence TTTTTTATAATAGCTTTCATTTTAATAAAAGGAGTTCCTCATTTAAACTTAGGCTTATTTCAATGGAAGTATACAAGTGAAAACCTATCGATGATGCCAGCAATTATAAACACATTAATTATGATAGTTTTAGCATTGATAATTTCCGTACCATTGGGGATTTTAACGGCGGTTTATCTATCTGAATACGCTAATCAAAAAAGTAAAATTGTAAATTTAGTAAGAATAACAGCTGATACGCTTTCAGGAATTCCATCTATTGTTTATGGCTTATTCGGCATGTTATTTTTTGTAATTTATTTAAAATGGAATATGAGTATATTAGCCGGTTCAATGACAGTTGCAATTATGATATTGCCACTTATTATGAGAAGTACAGAAGAAGCTTTACTTGCCGTTCCCCAACCTTTAAGAGATGCCAGCTTTGGTTTGGGAGCAGGAAGAGTTAGAACGATTTTGAAAATTGTTATTCCATCAGCAATGCCTGGGATTTTAGCAGGGGTTATTTTAGGGATTGGTAGAATAATTGGAGAAACTGCAGCATTGTTATATACTTCAGGTACAGTTGCTGAAGTACCTTCACGAATAGTTGGTGAAGCCAGCGGTGGAAGGACCTTAGCCCTTCATATGTATGCTTTATCTAGCGAAGGTTTAAATGTTAATCAAGCATATGCTACGGGAGTAGTTTTATTAATAGTAATATTAGCAATAAACTTTATATCAACAAAACTGGCGAAAAAATTAGGAAAGGATACAATTGATGAGTAA